In Monodelphis domestica isolate mMonDom1 chromosome 4, mMonDom1.pri, whole genome shotgun sequence, one DNA window encodes the following:
- the LOC100030271 gene encoding olfactory receptor 10G9-like yields the protein MEGKNQSFVTTFILMGIPHPPELETALFGIFLVVYALTLVGNLLILLVIKVDSHLRTPMYYFLANLSFIDTWFSTVTVPKILMGLFSTDGGAISFHSCAAQLYFFHILGGTECFLYTVMSYDRYVAITFPLRYATMMSGKTCALLAGGTWLTGGLLAALQTILTFRLPYCGPNQIQHYLCDAPPILKLACTDTSVNEMVIFVNIGVLTIGCFFLIFLSYVSIIRAILKISTAEGRYKAFQTCASHCIVVLCFFGPCLFIYLRPGSKDAVDGIVAIFYTVLTPMLNPLVYTLRNKEVKTALLRLQKRGVFSKGK from the coding sequence atggaagggaaaaatcAGAGCTTTGTGACCACATTCATCCTCATGGGAATTCCTCATCCACCTGAATTAGAAACTGCCCTATTTGGAATATTCTTAGTGGTCTATGCACTCACTTTGGTGGGAAACCTCCTTATCTTATTGGTGATTAAAGTAGACTCCCACCTTCGTACCCCAATGTACTATTTCCTGGCTAACCTTTCATTCATTGACACATGGTTCTCCACTGTCACTGTGCCCAAGATTCTTATGGGTCTCTTTTCTACAGATGGTGGAGCCATTTCTTTCCACAGTTGTGCAGCTcagctttatttttttcacattcttggGGGCACTGAGTGTTTTCTCTACACAGTTATGTCCTATGACCGCTATGTAGCTATCACTTTCCCTCTGCGCTATGCCACCATGATGAGTGGGAAAACTTGTGCCCTTCTAGCTGGGGGTACATGGCTCACTGGTGGCCTTCTTGCTGCTCTCCAAACTATCCTGACCTTCCGTCTTCCATATTGTGGACCCAACCAGATTCAACATTATTTATGTGATGCACCTCCCATTCTCAAATTGGCTTGTACAGACACCTCAGTCAATGAGATGGTAATTTTTGTCAACATTGGAGTGCTGACTATTGGctgtttctttctaatttttctttcctatgTATCTATTATCCGTGCTATACTGAAGATCAGCACAGCAGAGGGCAGATACAAAGCATTCCAGACCTGTGCCTCCCATTGCATTGTGGTCCTCTGCTTCTTTGGACCATGTCTTTTCATATACTTGAGACCAGGTTCTAAAGATGCTGTGGATGGAATTGTGGCTATTTTTTATACTGTGCTCACACCTATGCTAAATCCTCTGGTATACACATTGAGGAACAAGGAAGTGAAGACAGCTCTACTTAGGCTACAGAAAAGAGGAGTTTTTTCTAAAGGGAAATAG